One Vicinamibacterales bacterium DNA segment encodes these proteins:
- a CDS encoding serine hydrolase domain-containing protein, with product MTARTAAFVALLPLIAIRQDPPTFKAPAPRFADPDRAATLARAYPDIDRLFQQFAADQHVPGAAWGVIVDGALVHTGVTGYRDLPTKAPVTPDTVFRIASMTKSFTAMAVLKLRDEGRLSLDDPAEKYVPEMRTLVYPTSDAPKITIRLLLSHAEGFPEDNPWGDQQLADSDDQLSAMIRAGIPFSNAPGIAYEYSNFGFAILGRVVANVVDPSATAKTAVYTRYVTDNILRPLGMASTTLEPSSVPADRLAHGYRWEDDQWKNEPLLANGSFGSMGGMLTTLSDLGKYVGAHLSAWPPRDGPELLPIRRSSLREMQQVWRPSAATVTRGQLNAGGYAYGLRVWQNCQFPTLVAHGGGLPGFGSYERWLPEYGVGLIAFGNKTYTSFTATFESAFDLLTKTGGLQPRAIQPSAALVSARDAVSGLVVRWDDAVADRIAAPNLFLDRDKAHRQTDLDALRAQVGVCRPGSGFDRVENALRGDWTLDCERGKVRVAITLAPTAPPRVQFLSVTRPAAEPGRAGTCQ from the coding sequence CCCGCCCACTTTCAAGGCGCCGGCGCCGCGTTTCGCGGATCCCGATCGGGCCGCGACGCTGGCGCGCGCGTATCCCGACATCGATCGCCTTTTCCAGCAGTTCGCCGCCGACCAGCACGTGCCTGGCGCGGCGTGGGGCGTCATCGTCGACGGCGCGCTGGTGCACACCGGCGTCACCGGCTACCGCGACCTGCCGACCAAAGCGCCCGTCACGCCCGACACCGTCTTCCGCATCGCGTCGATGACCAAGAGCTTCACCGCGATGGCGGTCCTCAAGCTGCGCGACGAGGGCAGGCTGTCGCTCGACGACCCGGCCGAGAAATACGTGCCGGAGATGCGCACGCTCGTCTACCCCACGAGCGACGCGCCGAAGATCACCATCCGCCTCCTGCTCTCCCACGCCGAGGGCTTTCCGGAGGACAACCCGTGGGGCGATCAGCAGCTCGCCGACAGCGACGATCAGCTGTCCGCGATGATCCGGGCCGGCATCCCGTTCTCGAACGCGCCGGGGATCGCCTACGAGTACTCCAACTTCGGCTTTGCGATTCTCGGGCGCGTCGTCGCCAACGTCGTCGATCCGTCGGCGACGGCGAAAACGGCCGTCTATACCCGCTATGTGACCGACAACATCCTGAGGCCGCTCGGCATGGCGTCGACCACGCTGGAGCCGTCGAGTGTGCCGGCCGACCGGCTCGCGCACGGCTACCGCTGGGAAGACGACCAGTGGAAGAACGAACCGCTGCTCGCCAACGGGTCGTTCGGATCGATGGGCGGCATGCTGACGACGCTGTCGGACCTCGGGAAGTACGTCGGCGCGCATTTGTCGGCGTGGCCGCCGCGCGACGGGCCGGAGCTGTTGCCCATCAGGCGGTCGTCGCTCCGCGAGATGCAGCAGGTGTGGCGGCCGTCGGCGGCGACGGTCACACGGGGTCAGCTCAATGCCGGCGGCTACGCCTATGGCCTGCGCGTGTGGCAGAACTGCCAGTTCCCGACGCTCGTCGCGCACGGCGGCGGACTGCCGGGGTTCGGCAGCTACGAGCGGTGGCTGCCGGAGTATGGAGTCGGCCTCATCGCCTTCGGCAACAAGACCTATACGAGCTTCACGGCGACGTTCGAGTCCGCGTTCGATCTGCTGACGAAGACCGGCGGCCTGCAGCCGCGCGCCATCCAGCCGTCGGCGGCGCTCGTCTCAGCGCGCGACGCCGTGTCGGGCCTTGTCGTGAGGTGGGACGACGCTGTCGCCGATCGGATCGCGGCGCCGAACCTGTTCCTCGATCGCGACAAGGCCCACCGGCAGACCGATCTCGACGCGCTGCGCGCGCAGGTCGGCGTCTGCCGGCCGGGCTCGGGCTTCGATCGCGTCGAGAACGCGCTGCGGGGCGACTGGACGCTCGACTGCGAGCGCGGCAAGGTGAGAGTCGCGATCACCCTGGCGCCGACCGCGCCGCCGAGAGTGCAGTTCCTGTCGGTGACGAGGCCGGCCGCGGAGCCGGGCCGGGCGGGCACGTGTCAGTGA